GATGATAGTAAAACAATTTTCTTAAGCCTCAATTATTCGTCCTTGCTGAATCTCTTATAATGGGATTTTCAGGGTACAGCTGATGCTGTAAGACAATATCTTTGGCTTTTTGAGGAGCACAACGTTATGGAGTTTCTTGTCCTTGCTGGAGATCATTTGTATCGCATGGACTATGAGAGGTTTATCCAGGCACACAGAGAAACAGATGCGGATATCACGGTGGCTGCACTTCCCATGGATGAAAGGCGTGCAACTGCTTTTGGCCTGATGAAGATTGATGAAGAAGGACGCATAATTGAATTCGCGGAGAAGCCAAAAGGGGAGAAGCTGAAAGCGATGAAGGTAGGGACTTTCCAAATAGCTTTGTGATGTTTGTAAGGCCATATATTTAAACCTTTGTCAAGGTTATAAACTTGCTACTTGATGCATGCTGCTTCTTAATGAAGTTATTTTCACCACCTCTATCATGCAGGTCGATACTACCATTTTAGGCCTTGATGAGAAAAGAGCAAAAGAGATGCCATATATTGCTAGCATGGGCATCTATGTGATCAGCAAAGACATAATGTTGCAGCTACTTCGGGAAAAGTTTCCAGGAGCTAATGATTTTGGAAGTGAAGTAATTCCTGGTGCTACCAATGTTGGAATGAGGGTATGCCTAATATTTTACAACCAAGTAATTTATCTTTTTTAACATACTCTTCTCCTGTGATTGAGAAGTTTGAAGTTATCAAAGCGACAAAGCACATTAGAAATGCCTTATACCAAAGCAGCATTGATTTAAAAAGTTGTAAAAATCTATTCATAATATTTGATGTGTTCTTTCAATTTCATAATCATTGGGGCATGACTGTAGCATCAACTGTAACTCTTTAGTGGAAGTTATCTATAGGTAAGTGCCAAGTTCTTGATGCATGCACCTGAACGAATGTAGATGGTTGTTATATGATTTACTTACGACTCCAAAGATCCTCCATAGAAAGAAATGTCTTTGCTGCACACCATAAAGCGATGTTGTGATGGATTTAATCAAGGTTTGCCATCTCGGCATCGGAACCCGTACAAGTATCATCTTATTATAGTGTTGGTATGTGGTATAGTATGAGATGGAGAGACGTACTGAATGTTGATATGATACAAGTTTGTGTACCAATTTGGTACTAGTACAGAATGGACTAATATGGCAAACCTTATTTCATTGTATTGAGATTCTCACATATCATATTACAGAAAGAAATGACAATAGTTTCATAATTTCAATTGTTTACTTGTAATAATTTTACAAATACCTTGTGAAATTATAGGTGCAAGCATACTTGTATGATGGCTATTGGGAGGACATTGGGACCATTGAGGCATTTTATAATGCAAATCTGGGAATAACTAAGAAGCCAGTACCAGATTTCAGGTATGTTGCTTAGAAGGATGACAggtcatttttattttgaaaaaaaggtTACTTTCACAGCTAATGTAGGAATGATTAATGGTGAGCTGTATGTGCAGCTTTTATGATCGTTCATCTCCAATTTACACACAAGCTCGATATTTACCACCTTCCAAAATGCTTGATGCTGATGTTACAGATAGTGTTATTGGTGAGGGATGTGTAATTAAAgtaagttattattattatttttaaacttGCTATTTGCTTCTCTATGTGGTTGAACTTGTCTTATATATAAGAAGAATGAAAACTTTTGGTATATCCGCAGGTCTCTTTCCCCATCTATGAAACTGGCAATACTATTAGAACACTTGATTTTTTACCTTTTCTCATATTTAGAGTCTGTATCTTCATCTCTTATTACATGGAAGTGCTGGAGATTCAAACAACCTGATGTTTTCAGTGTTTATTGTAAGACTGCAGGTCTAGTTGACAGATATATTCTTAATGAGCATCATTACGTATTTATGTACACATCTGCTGCTCTATTTTCTGGGTTTGCCTGCAAATAACCTGTCAAAAAATGGCTTCTTCTGTGATTTTCACTCTCTTTGCATAAGATTCCTTCGTAGGCTAGTGATTTTGACCAAAGATGATATTCTTAATAAAcattttttatattcttttccttctttattTGCAGAACTGCAAGATTCACCATTCTGTAGTTGGGCTTCGTTCTTGTATTTCTGAAGGTGCAGTCATAGAAGACTCATTACTGATGGGAGCAGATTATTATGAGGTAATTTTGCATGTGAAAATATGAAAACCGAGCAAGTTACCTATTATTGAATGATATCCAGAAATATAAATGTTTTATCAGCTTCTCATCTTTGATTAGAGTTATTCAACCTTAATCACGTGTATCATGTGTCATGCTGCCAGACGGATCAAGAGAAGAGGTTCCTAGCTGCAAAAGGTAGCGTTCCAATTGGCATCGGAAAGAATTCTCACATCAAAAGAGCCATCATAGACAAGAATGCTCGCATTGGAGAAAATGTCAAGGTGGACCTGCTACGCTTACCTTCACtagattttcttcatttttcatatttgtaaGTTTGAAAATAATGAATTGAGGATTTATTAATATTCTCATTGAAAGACGCCACATTTGCATGTAACATTTGGTATGCAGCCAAATATATGCACATCATTCATGGATGTAAATTTGGCTTCATAAGTAGGTATTTTATGTGCACCCTTCTAACAGCTGATTGCTATTCCAGATCATCAACGGCAATGATGTGCAAGAAGCAGCAAGGGAGACCGATGGATACTTCATCAAGAGCGGTATCGTCACCATAATTAAAGATGCTTTGATCCCGAGTGGAACTGTCATATAAAACCTCAAGGCATCGAGCGATGTGTGCAATTTCAAGCGATTATTTTTCTTGCACTGCAAGTGAAATGCTTTGGCGAAAGGACAGCCTTATTGAGGACATTTTCTGTATAAAAGCAAATAATTTTTCCTTGCCATTTTTGTCTTTGATCAGGTTTCTGGTCTGTCTCAATATCTGCTTTCTCGCTGTTAACTGCAAAGTTTCTATGATGTCTAGGGAATTTTATGAGTAGTCATGATTTATTAAATATGTTGACATTAACCTGTGAGTCAAATATATTTAGATGATCACCATCTAATGGCACTCACCCACCACTGGTGATAACGAGATTAAAGCAGCCTCAGAATTTGGAGCCCCCAACACCCAGCCCcgactgaaaaaaaaaagaacagagaAAAATTTCCCCTCCCACGATTCTTTACAAAACATGTGCACACAagagaatcatcaagaagatgggcatgatttttattttattttattttatttgtttcGGACCTCTTGGTTGGATTGTGGTGCTCGGAAGCAAGTTACATAAGATAAATCTCCTGGATCCTATCAAACATTCACCCAACTGAAGTTGCAGTCGATCGTTTACTGCTGGACCAGCCAATCTGTTGTGCCATTCTATTCTCTAGTGATGGACCTCAGGATGTTGGTTTGGTATAGGAGATGGAACACTACCAGGGTAGTAGCGATGCAATTTTCTGACACCCGCTAGTAATTTGAGCCCGCCGTGTCCTGCAAAGCATAAGATAAAACCTTAGCTGTAAGAAAACGAGGCAACAAGGTTTGTGAAAGAATTTGAATTCCTGATAAAATAACCCAGAAATGTTACTCAACCGTCTTCCACCACTCCATTCTCATTGCTTCACTATGTTGCACAATTCACTGTGCAAATAGCAATAGAAGAAGGTAGTCCTCTCTCTCAGAAGCACACTAATTAAAAGTTTTGAACCTGTCTTCCCCAAGGACAAAGTCACAACCATAACTTATCTTTTAAATCTCAACTACAAGTTCCAACTTTGTGGAGCTTTACAACAAGAATGCTTCCCTTCCAACAGTGGCAATGGTGGACTAGTGCTAGCAGCAGCCTTCAATACCTATGAATAACAAGAAGGTACTATCGAATTTTGAAGTTTACTGGTTCATGCATAAATTGGCCACAGAATAGACACTTATGAATAACAAGATTAATTGTTAGAACTAAATTAACTTTTTTTTAtgtcaaagtaaaaaaaaaaaaaagagtggacAAACTTCATGCATCTGTGGCACAACTAAGAATTTGGGTACTCTTCTTCTATAGAATCTGTCTATCGTTTAGCTGCTTCAATTGTTGTTTGACCACCCAAGGCAATTATCTTCTAATTAAGTGCGCAATCTCTGCTTCATATAGGTAATCACACGCTACATACAACTTCAATTTCCTTGCCTAGTAGGTGCCGACGTAAAAGGGATGCATTCTCAACTTCTCTTTCTTTCCTCACACAAGAATTAAGAAGATTATTGGGAGAGATTAAcgataaaatataagaaagagaTCATGTAACGCTATCCAAGGtgctttctaaaaattttttagcgaGGGAAACTTCATAGTGAAAACAATTAGAAGGAAGAGTTACTCTGTACCATGGACGGTAAGGTGGGGCATGGCTCTTGAATCAGCTCCAACCGAACAAGCAAGAAGCACCAAAAGGAACAACACCATGTAACCACTTCTCTTATCCATTCCGCTGTCTGATGCTCTTCCTCTCCTTGCCCTTCATCTTATATAGAGGAAGCTTCTAAATCTTTGGTTTGAAACTTCCACACGCGTTTGACAGATTCTTTCAGGATGAGTTTACCAAAAGCGTGTGAACAGATATATTTCACAATATTCAAAGCAACTATGATTACTGTCAGGCCAATCAGGCAGTAGACCAGACatgattttgatatatatatatatatatatatatgaaaggaACGACGCTGCATCCGGCATCCATTGCAACTTGTTCTGCTTGCTAATATATGGGAGTTCAGTTTTTGAGACTATTGCTTTGTTTTATGTTTGCTTTCCCCCATCCCTCCCCACCCCCCAtgcccccaccaaaaaaaaaaaagaaaattctcaTGCTTGATTAGAACAAAATTACAAAAATTCTCTGCCTACAATTCAATTGCTTTCCATGTTGAATGACTTGCAGTCATAATTGATGACAGCAGATTTCCTGGGCTTCAAAGTTTAGCTTAGAACATCCCGAGTCATGAGTCAGATGTGTTATGCAGGTTTCTTGGGATTCAAAGTCAAGCATAGAACATCTCAAGTCATGGGTCAGATGATGCGATGGTCCACGGAATCTGTGGATCCGGTTTCAAGCAATTTGTGATATTCTAGGTTGAGAAGATGAGAAATGCTTTTGCTTGGATCATGCAACACCATTGTTTTatacaagaagaaatttttggataaattcaatctatcacatcTACGGTAGATAAAGTCAATGAAAAAAATGCTATATCAATATTTGAAATCGAAAAAATCTGTAATCATTTCAACGAACGGCTGCTTAGCCATTGCTATTGTGGTGCTTGATTATAgattttttcaattcaaaatattaatgTGATATTTTTTCATTAGTTTCATCTACGATACAAGTGGTAGACTAAGGAGATGTTTGGTTCGCGATCGGAATTGGAAACAGAATGAGCATCGGAATGGATTAGAATTGAAATTGGAATGGCCTCATCCCTCGAagcatttggttcatgatcggAATCAGAACCGGAATGAATGATTCCCATTGCTGTTGCTTGGTTCATACAAAAATAAGAATCggagtcaactcaaatttttatttttattcataattaaaatttttaaaaaataattattttaaaaattgacattaaataaaaaataaatataataataagagatgaaatattttatgaaataaaatataaaatataaataattttatgaaaaatagaaaagaaagtgaaagagaaaaaaaagaaaaaaaaaagaagagaggcgaAAGAAGGAAGGCATGCGCCCCCCCCACCCCGCGCTTTTTCTTCTCCACCACAAACCTCCCCCTCCTCCCACGACTACGTCGCATCTACTGTCCGCACCGTATCCGGCTCCGTGTAACCACCAAACCCCCTCTCCTCCATCTCCCGGCTCCACATGACCATCAAACCCTAACCCCACCGCCTTCCTCCTATCCAAACCCCTCACCTCGACCCCGTCTCTACTCCACCTCCCCCATTGCCTTTCCCCTCCCAACTTCCTCCACCTCCGTCTCTCCCCGCCCTCCAAATCCCTCATCATCTCATCCTTCCTCACCCCTCCCGCGCCGCCATCCCCCACCCTCCTCTCCGACTCCACCCGCACCCTTTTCTCCCTACTCGCCCCCGCTCTCTTCGTCTCCAAACTCATCTTATACCTTCACGTCCGTATCGCCGCCGCTGCTGTCCGGGCAGCCCCATCCATGTTGGAGCTCACGGAGATCCAGAACCTTCAGGGAAGCCTCGCTTGTGCTGTGGGGCCTCTCTTCTTCGCCGACggatgaccttttttttttttttttttttatcccatTCCACCAGAATGAAATTTTGACTCCATTGAGGTGAGTTCGGATTTGCTTATGGAAGGAATGGATCATTTTCATTCCTTCTGGAATGGGAATCGGAATGGAACTCCCCCCAACTAAACagttggaatgagagtcatccattccgattttcattccaGAATTTAATTATCCCAACCAAACACTTCCTTAGATGATCACCATCGGATGGCATTCACCCACCACCGGTGATCATGAGATTAAAGCATCCTCAGAACTTGGAGCCCCCACTCCCAGCCCCAACTAAAAgagaaaaacagagagaaaaaTCCCCCCCACCCCCCGTGATTGTTAACAAAACATGCATGCAGAAGATCAGAATCATCAATAAAAATGGGCATGACTTGGTCCACAATCCTCGACAATGTCAACATTCAGCAGTTGCCTGGGAGTATCTACGAGGTTTGGCAGCGGGCTTCTGGTGTATTTTGGAAGGAAAGGAGCAATAGAGTCTTTCAAGTTGGAAGCATATTCTCGGGCGGTTGTTAGTCATCGCGTCGCATTGTTACTCTGCGACTGGACCTCCTCATCTCAAAACTGTGCAATATCAGTCATTAGGCACCATCTCCCGAGTCTTTGCCGCAGCACTCTTCCTGTAAACAGTCGAGCGGAATTACATGGCAGGCATTGGTGAACCAGGCGGGTTGCCAGAAATCAAGAAGGTCGGGAATCGAGTATGATGTAGTAAACACTGTTTCCTGGGTCGTTAGTTTGCTGCACACACAAGTTGGGTTTAGAATTGCATAATACGTAAATGATGGGTTGGTATACTTTGTCGTCAGCCAAATATTTTCACTGGAAGCTGGTGGGGAATGTGCCTGCACCATGGCTTTTTTTCTGTATTATGATACCATACTACATAATATAAATCACGGTGGAAGCCTCTTACTTCCTccgttttcttcaaaaaaaaaaaaaaagaaaaagggcatGGTTCTTATTTTATCTCATGTTATTTGTTTTGGACCTCTTGGTTGCATTGTAGTGCCAGGAGGCAAGTTACATTGGATAAATCTTCTGGATCCTATCAAACATTCACCGAATTGATGCTGCGGTTGATCGCTTACTGCTGGACCGGCCAATCTGTGCCATTTTATTCTCTAGTCTTGGGTGTTAGGACTAGGGTTTCCCATAGGAGAAGGTGGAACATTGCGGGTGTCGTAGCGATGGAGTTTTCTTCCCACTACTAATTTGAGCCCACCGTGTCCTGAAAACCATGGCACAAAATTGACATTAACCGTATGAACTGAATTTGAATTCCTGATAAAATCACCCAGAAATGTCGTTCAACCGTCTTCCACCGGTGCAAATAACAATATAACACACCAgctgaatgatttttttttcttttttttaaacttACATCCTGATGCTTTTTGTTCCTGATGTATATAAGAAGGCAGTCCTCTCACTCAGAAGCAAACTAATTTAAAAGTTTTGAACCTGTCTTCCCAAGGACAAAGTCACAACGATAACTTTTCTTTCAAATCTCAACACTACAACAAAAATTACTTGGGGCATGGTGGCGTTGGACCTTTTCTTTTAAATCTCAACACTACAACCATAACTTTTCTTTTGAACCGTAGAGTGTGTAATATGAACTTATCTTCAAGCCTTGGAGGACCTAATGGCGTTGGTATCATGGTGGCCATGGTGAGAAAAGGTGGAAATGGTCAAATCAAATATAGAAGAAGGGATGGAAGATAGGATAATACAATCTCCCGCCAATTTTTCTCCCGGTTTCCATCATCATACTCCTCATTTGCGGTAGGATGAAGCCTTAAAATGTCAAGCCAAACTTGTGTTCCTGCCATATAGTTAGTTAACTGCTTCATGTAATCTTACGTGGAATGCAAATTGATTTGAAGGGAACCGGCTTGCAATGCAGTTTGCACTCACGTAACGAGACAAGCGAATTAGTTCTTTGCTCAACGCTTCCTTcttttcttaataaaattaaaattggatCGGCTATATACTAGTATAtctgtatctatatttattttatctgacgaatataaatatggatacggatattattcagataaaaaaattcaACTCCATATTTCTTTTAAACGGATACGGATACAATTCGGATACTGGAAGAATGAATATAATTACggatataatttagataattaaattttataactacaaaatcaaaaatattactaaatatttGATAAATCAATTTAACAATATATTTAtatgttgtatattttttttaaaaaaattaataggtgacatataaaattatataagattacatATAGATTCAGATATTCAGATATGGATTGGATGGTTGTTTATCCATAtgcatattcattttttttttacggACATAGATACGAATATAGATATTAGTCGGATCCtgaaatttttatccatatccaGATTGATCGAATATAAAAATAGATACGGACGGAtaatatccataccactttcacccctacttctaacttcattttaatatatTGATTATTTATCTTTTATAGCCATAATAATTCAAaacatttatgattttttttttttgtatctctaataaattatgattttaaattatacTAGCAACGAACACGTGCAAtgcatatttaaataaataaaaatcagagttcaaaaaataaaaaagaaatatggACTAGAGAAAGGGcatctatatttttatttattttaaatttcaaaaaatgtCCATTGTGTTGGGGATGTGAATAAGAGATAAAATAAGttgttttttgaaaaaatagggACTAGCTAGTTTAGGATGTCTAGGAGAAACTATGTACATGACAAAAATTGGGATTAATGAACTAAAAAGGATGCATATGGattacagtatttttttttaagatattcatAAATAGAGGAGGCAAGAATGTTGTGGCTAACCACAAAATTTGATCGATGAAATCTAAAAGCGCGTATACTTTTCTTAATAAAACAAAACCAACAAATGCAAATTTCTCATCCTAACTTAACCCATTAACATTTAAGCCCAAATTCTATTGGTGCAAAATACATGTGAACTTTCAACTTATTCTACAAAATCTAAAATACTTGCTGTCACCCTTCAAGCCATAAATATTCTAGTGGTGCATTGCCCAACTTAGAATATTTGATTGCTAAGCAAAGAGATATGACCATGGGATAAACCCCAATgcacccaaaaagaaaaagaaagggtaTTTTAGAATTTTGAAGTTTACTTGTTCGTGAATAAATTGGCCACAAAATGGTGACTCATCAATATATGATTAATGGTGAGAATTGCATTGACATTTTTCAGTCAAGGCAAAAAAAAAGGGTTATCTTGTTCTTTGGAAATAACTACTGGCTGATAGACAACATGCAGATCATGACCATTGGCCAATTTTGTGTTTTGAGTTGACAAATTATATGCATGCGTGTCATCACTAGGAATTTAGGTACTCTTTTTTTATGGAATCTGTTGATCCTTTGGCTGCTCCATTTGTTGTTTGACTACGCAATGCAATTATTTTCTTATTACATGCACAGCTTTGCTTAATATAGATAAATCACACACTTCATACAACTTCAATTTAGTTGCCTAGTAGGTGCGCAAGTAAAAGGGATGCATCCTCAGttttcatcaacaaaaattaaGAATATGTTTGATTCATGATCGAAATTGGCATGCCACATCCCTTGATGCGTTTTTCATAAAATAGAGTCGAAATAGGAATGAAATTTGAATAGAAATTGGATTTTGAAGAATTGAAGTGTTTTCAATCCCTACTGTAATCAGGATCGGACTTCTTCCAACAAAACAGCTAGAGTGAAAGTCACTTGTTCTCATTGCCCGAAGAAGATTCTTGGGAGAAATTAACTATGAAAGAGATCATGAAAATAACAATAATGTCATCCGAAGTGCCTCCTAATTTTTGAGCAAGGAATCCCCAATAAGAAGGAAGAGTAACTCTACCATGGGGGGTATGGAGGGGCATGGCTATTGAATCAGCTCCAACCGAACAAGCCAGAAGCACCAAAAGAAGCACCACCGTGCGACCACTTCCCTTATCCATTCTGTTATCCGATGCTCTTCCTCCCCTTGCCCTTGATCTTATATAAAGGAATTTTCTATATCTTTGGGTTGAATCTTCCACGAAGTCTTCCTTTCTCCATATCGTACACGAGACGACTGATGAAGACTTGTCTTA
Above is a genomic segment from Elaeis guineensis isolate ETL-2024a chromosome 1, EG11, whole genome shotgun sequence containing:
- the LOC105060488 gene encoding glucose-1-phosphate adenylyltransferase small subunit, chloroplastic/amyloplastic isoform X1 — its product is MAMAAMGISRIPLSQTLIPSTSPSPSSDRVSNDPPRCLKSSSNRGLSSSFHFSGEALFSKAVLGRRRTASGGRTPVLVSPKAVSDSRSSQTCLDPDASRSVLGIILGGGAGTRLYPLTKKRAKPAVPLGANYRLIDIPVSNCLNSNISKIYVLTQFNSASLNRHLSRAYGSNMGGYKNEGFVEVLAAQQSPENPNWFQGTADAVRQYLWLFEEHNVMEFLVLAGDHLYRMDYERFIQAHRETDADITVAALPMDERRATAFGLMKIDEEGRIIEFAEKPKGEKLKAMKVDTTILGLDEKRAKEMPYIASMGIYVISKDIMLQLLREKFPGANDFGSEVIPGATNVGMRVQAYLYDGYWEDIGTIEAFYNANLGITKKPVPDFSFYDRSSPIYTQARYLPPSKMLDADVTDSVIGEGCVIKNCKIHHSVVGLRSCISEGAVIEDSLLMGADYYETDQEKRFLAAKGSVPIGIGKNSHIKRAIIDKNARIGENVKVDLLRLPSLDFLHFSYLSSTAMMCKKQQGRPMDTSSRAVSSP
- the LOC105060488 gene encoding glucose-1-phosphate adenylyltransferase small subunit, chloroplastic/amyloplastic isoform X2, giving the protein MAMAAMGISRIPLSQTLIPSTSPSPSSDRVSNDPPRCLKSSSNRGLSSSFHFSGEALFSKAVLGRRRTASGGRTPVLVSPKAVSDSRSSQTCLDPDASRSVLGIILGGGAGTRLYPLTKKRAKPAVPLGANYRLIDIPVSNCLNSNISKIYVLTQFNSASLNRHLSRAYGSNMGGYKNEGFVEVLAAQQSPENPNWFQGTADAVRQYLWLFEEHNVMEFLVLAGDHLYRMDYERFIQAHRETDADITVAALPMDERRATAFGLMKIDEEGRIIEFAEKPKGEKLKAMKVDTTILGLDEKRAKEMPYIASMGIYVISKDIMLQLLREKFPGANDFGSEVIPGATNVGMRVQAYLYDGYWEDIGTIEAFYNANLGITKKPVPDFSFYDRSSPIYTQARYLPPSKMLDADVTDSVIGEGCVIKNCKIHHSVVGLRSCISEGAVIEDSLLMGADYYETDQEKRFLAAKGSVPIGIGKNSHIKRAIIDKNARIGENVKIINGNDVQEAARETDGYFIKSGIVTIIKDALIPSGTVI